One genomic region from Amycolatopsis sp. FBCC-B4732 encodes:
- a CDS encoding alpha/beta fold hydrolase has translation MRIVFVHGAFVRDGAWWWQPTADLLARRGLRSSAAVLPSCETEPRGDLHDDAAAVRALLDASDEPALLVGHSYGGMVITQAGRHPAVRRLVYVTSFLPDAGEALADFGGGEPRHVSHGDGTASVREELVRPLFAQDFDDATYAAAAARLAAQNEVVFGQRTSEVAWREVPSTYVVCGDDLATPPEKQREHAGRATDVVELPVAHHPFVTRPELVAEVLLQRTR, from the coding sequence ATGCGAATCGTCTTCGTCCACGGCGCCTTCGTCCGCGACGGCGCCTGGTGGTGGCAGCCGACGGCGGACCTACTCGCGCGGCGGGGTTTGCGCAGCTCAGCGGCGGTGTTGCCGAGCTGCGAAACCGAGCCGCGCGGTGACCTCCACGACGACGCCGCGGCCGTCCGCGCGCTGCTCGACGCCTCCGACGAGCCCGCGCTGCTGGTCGGGCATTCCTACGGCGGGATGGTGATCACACAAGCCGGGCGCCACCCCGCGGTCCGCCGGCTGGTCTACGTGACGTCGTTCCTGCCGGACGCCGGCGAGGCGCTGGCGGACTTCGGCGGCGGCGAGCCGCGGCACGTCAGCCACGGCGACGGCACCGCGAGCGTCCGGGAAGAACTCGTGCGGCCGCTCTTCGCCCAGGACTTCGACGACGCCACCTACGCGGCGGCCGCGGCGAGGCTCGCCGCGCAGAACGAAGTCGTGTTCGGCCAGCGGACGAGCGAGGTGGCGTGGCGGGAGGTCCCGTCGACCTACGTCGTCTGCGGGGACGATCTCGCGACTCCGCCGGAGAAGCAGCGGGAGCACGCCGGGCGCGCGACCGACGTCGTCGAGCTGCCGGTGGCGCACCACCCGTTCGTCACGCGGCCGGAGCTCGTCGCCGAGGTGCTGCTTCAGAGGACGAGGTAG
- a CDS encoding serine/threonine-protein kinase, with product MRLVAGRYAISAELGRGGMGVVWRAEDQVLGRPVALKELATPPGTNLERVMREARTAGRLSDPGVVTVYDVVSEQGATFIVMELVVAPTLADVVGREGALANDRVAALGLQVLGALESAHRAGIVHRDVKPSNIMVLPGDRVKLADFGIARAMDDPGLTQTGGVMGSPGYMAPELFAGAGPSPAADLWSLGATLFHAAEGRAPFQRTTTAATLHAIMYDQPVLERCRGPLADAVRGLLTQSTSDRLTASGVRGLLETARTAITDSPTQAVDPASLPTIVFEPVTAKVAAPSPTTVDWDRPPKKRLPLVLAGVAAAVVVALGAIFLLKPTASTPVAAAGVTSEPASTSAPSKTASAGHKKSPSPSASATTAPTSGTAAKPDPAKVPLIRFHQADGGHFSGTRKVGPPPGFTKEGTFGSLVATAEPGTRKLFACKVKDQKDWFTSPDQSGKCEGQQALGLLGSIYADPPSGASARALYRCNAGASHFDSLDAGCEGKKKEFLMGYLVL from the coding sequence ATGAGACTGGTCGCGGGGCGGTACGCGATCTCGGCCGAGCTCGGCCGCGGCGGGATGGGCGTGGTCTGGCGCGCCGAAGACCAGGTGCTCGGGCGCCCGGTCGCGCTGAAGGAACTGGCCACCCCGCCGGGCACCAACCTCGAACGCGTCATGCGCGAAGCCCGGACCGCGGGCCGGCTCAGCGACCCCGGCGTCGTCACGGTGTACGACGTCGTCAGCGAGCAGGGCGCCACGTTCATCGTCATGGAACTCGTCGTCGCGCCCACCCTCGCGGACGTCGTGGGCCGCGAAGGCGCGCTGGCGAACGACCGCGTCGCCGCGCTCGGCCTGCAGGTGCTCGGCGCGCTCGAAAGCGCGCACCGGGCCGGGATCGTGCACCGGGACGTCAAGCCCAGCAACATCATGGTGCTGCCCGGCGACCGCGTGAAGCTCGCGGACTTCGGCATCGCACGGGCCATGGACGACCCGGGGCTGACGCAGACCGGCGGCGTCATGGGCTCGCCCGGCTACATGGCGCCCGAGCTGTTCGCCGGCGCCGGCCCGTCGCCCGCGGCGGACCTCTGGTCGCTCGGCGCGACGCTGTTCCACGCCGCCGAAGGCCGCGCGCCCTTCCAGCGCACCACCACGGCCGCGACGCTGCACGCGATCATGTACGACCAGCCGGTGCTGGAGCGCTGCCGCGGGCCGCTCGCCGACGCCGTCCGCGGCCTGCTCACGCAGTCCACTTCGGACCGGCTGACCGCGTCCGGGGTGCGGGGGCTGCTGGAAACCGCGCGCACGGCGATCACCGACTCTCCGACGCAGGCGGTCGACCCGGCGTCGCTGCCGACGATCGTCTTCGAGCCGGTGACGGCGAAGGTGGCCGCGCCGTCACCGACCACAGTGGACTGGGACCGGCCGCCCAAGAAGCGGCTCCCGCTGGTGCTGGCCGGGGTCGCGGCGGCGGTGGTCGTCGCGCTCGGCGCGATCTTCCTCCTCAAGCCGACGGCCTCGACACCGGTGGCGGCCGCGGGCGTGACCTCGGAACCGGCGTCCACTTCGGCGCCGTCGAAGACCGCGTCGGCCGGCCACAAGAAGTCCCCGTCCCCGAGCGCGTCCGCGACCACTGCACCGACCTCGGGCACCGCGGCGAAGCCCGACCCGGCGAAGGTGCCGCTGATCCGCTTCCACCAAGCCGACGGTGGCCACTTCAGCGGCACGAGGAAGGTCGGCCCGCCGCCCGGCTTCACCAAGGAAGGCACCTTCGGTTCGCTCGTCGCGACGGCCGAGCCGGGGACGCGGAAGTTGTTCGCCTGCAAGGTGAAGGACCAGAAGGACTGGTTCACCTCGCCCGACCAGAGCGGGAAGTGCGAGGGCCAGCAGGCGCTCGGCCTGCTGGGCAGCATCTACGCCGACCCGCCGTCCGGGGCGAGCGCGCGGGCGCTGTACCGCTGCAACGCGGGTGCGAGCCACTTCGACTCCCTCGACGCCGGCTGCGAGGGCAAGAAGAAGGAGTTCCTGATGGGCTACCTCGTCCTCTGA